A single region of the Chitinophaga niabensis genome encodes:
- a CDS encoding T9SS type A sorting domain-containing protein yields MLAAYSAHAQTGVSIPANADIMAHKTDTIAIFSDVQNHGRFGSMKGAVVMFFGQKWKNDETSLLTDEHDYNDTVAGYGGNFRFMQQGSSPQYIYGAYNASTRSGPSFPNISINNPFGVFLDDLSDLKVRNTLNFENGHLHLNGWNLVVGDLSPGIISGYSDKRFIVTGANVGGGFLYREHITPQDKQVIFPIGTKEGSYSPLALQNLEFTSEDFRARVFDNVYRNATSGSILSGNNVLKTWNLANNANSSNVFVWLQHEAKDEGPAFTLLREFSFISLYRNPGGWDTIPPGTVENPGKLTAGPLSLSSYTNTRTFPGGLGTNVYFTKSALFIPRAISSLGFNAFRVSLRMVETNWAASREVNILQYELQRRRENEDSFYTVKVLSPKTPRGTVNTGVQYYTVPDDNFYDNWTYYRLKILGLDGLITYSEIRKVPWFYEIKVSPNPNNGLFYVSLYGLHKAVRMEMYDIAGRLHNTRILTDNNTRIQMSRLPAGSYVLVFYDMEDKSKLLDRKQIIILK; encoded by the coding sequence TTGCTCGCAGCGTATTCCGCGCACGCGCAAACCGGCGTGTCCATTCCAGCCAACGCAGATATTATGGCCCATAAAACAGACACTATCGCCATCTTCAGCGATGTACAAAATCACGGCCGCTTCGGTTCTATGAAAGGCGCAGTGGTGATGTTCTTTGGGCAAAAATGGAAGAATGACGAAACCTCACTTTTAACCGATGAACATGATTACAATGATACGGTAGCCGGTTACGGTGGTAATTTCCGTTTCATGCAGCAGGGTTCATCTCCGCAATACATCTATGGTGCATACAATGCCAGTACCCGCAGTGGCCCGAGCTTTCCGAATATAAGTATCAACAATCCCTTTGGTGTGTTCCTTGACGATCTCAGCGATCTGAAGGTCCGCAATACCCTGAATTTCGAAAACGGGCACCTTCATCTGAATGGCTGGAACCTTGTAGTAGGTGATCTTTCTCCCGGTATCATTTCAGGATATTCGGATAAACGGTTTATTGTAACGGGTGCTAATGTGGGCGGTGGCTTTTTATACAGGGAACATATTACCCCACAGGATAAACAGGTGATATTTCCAATAGGTACTAAAGAAGGGAGTTATAGCCCGCTCGCATTGCAGAACCTGGAATTCACTTCAGAGGATTTCCGGGCACGTGTGTTCGACAATGTGTACAGGAATGCAACATCCGGCAGTATCCTCTCCGGCAACAATGTTTTAAAAACATGGAACCTCGCCAATAACGCCAATAGCAGTAATGTATTCGTATGGTTGCAGCACGAAGCAAAGGACGAAGGCCCTGCATTTACCCTGCTCCGGGAATTCAGTTTCATTTCCCTGTACAGGAACCCCGGCGGCTGGGATACCATTCCTCCAGGCACAGTGGAAAATCCGGGAAAGTTAACTGCCGGCCCGCTCAGCCTGAGTTCCTATACCAACACCAGAACTTTTCCCGGCGGCTTAGGGACCAATGTTTACTTTACTAAATCCGCGCTTTTTATTCCCAGGGCTATCAGCAGCCTTGGCTTTAACGCATTCCGTGTAAGCCTGCGTATGGTGGAAACCAACTGGGCAGCATCCAGGGAAGTGAACATCCTGCAATATGAACTGCAGCGCAGAAGGGAAAACGAAGACAGTTTCTATACCGTAAAGGTGCTTTCTCCTAAAACTCCCCGGGGCACAGTGAACACGGGCGTGCAATATTACACAGTGCCGGACGATAATTTCTATGATAACTGGACCTATTACCGCCTGAAGATCCTGGGACTCGATGGCCTGATCACTTATTCAGAGATAAGGAAAGTGCCCTGGTTCTACGAGATCAAAGTATCTCCCAACCCTAACAACGGTCTTTTCTACGTAAGCTTATACGGTTTGCATAAAGCGGTGAGGATGGAAATGTATGATATTGCCGGCAGGCTGCACAATACACGGATATTGACGGACAACAATACACGTATACAAATGAGCAGACTCCCGGCAGGGAGTTATGTACTGGTGTTCTACGATATGGAAGATAAAAGTAAACTGCTGGACAGGAAACAGATCATCATTCTGAAATAA
- a CDS encoding DUF2589 domain-containing protein: MAKINPKSRTPRPKVARRTTVASPVPSVEAAAELAAATTQKLSKAVTAGRGMVSKAGPNPAGLVSELNNIDFKKMIGAPLQACVDAQVQSSLATINFINSVGFITSDMGKKELVMVDFTHERVDVKDDGSPINKKTYLKVPLLAMLPIPSLRIEHVVIDFNAKLNSVETSSVSDELGIKAELAVGWGPVSFKASASYQRKSVTGVEVKKEFALNVNVKAVQDEMPAGLEKILGMLSA; encoded by the coding sequence ATGGCAAAGATTAATCCTAAAAGCCGCACCCCACGGCCAAAAGTAGCGCGGAGAACTACTGTCGCTTCTCCCGTTCCAAGTGTTGAAGCTGCTGCAGAACTTGCAGCCGCCACTACCCAAAAACTATCCAAAGCTGTAACCGCAGGCAGAGGTATGGTATCCAAAGCTGGTCCAAATCCTGCGGGCCTCGTTTCTGAACTGAACAACATCGACTTCAAAAAAATGATCGGCGCACCCTTGCAGGCTTGCGTGGATGCACAGGTACAAAGCTCCCTGGCCACCATTAACTTTATCAACTCAGTTGGCTTTATAACAAGCGACATGGGTAAGAAAGAACTGGTTATGGTGGATTTTACACATGAAAGAGTAGATGTAAAAGATGATGGCTCTCCCATCAACAAAAAGACTTACTTAAAAGTTCCCCTGCTGGCGATGCTGCCGATCCCAAGCCTGCGGATCGAACACGTAGTGATCGACTTCAACGCAAAGCTGAACTCCGTTGAAACTTCCAGCGTGTCTGACGAGCTGGGCATCAAAGCGGAATTAGCAGTTGGCTGGGGCCCTGTAAGCTTTAAGGCATCGGCCTCTTATCAACGTAAGTCCGTTACCGGCGTTGAAGTGAAAAAAGAGTTCGCGCTCAACGTAAATGTAAAAGCAGTGCAGGACGAAATGCCTGCCGGACTGGAGAAGATCCTCGGGATGCTTTCCGCATAA
- a CDS encoding DUF2589 domain-containing protein, producing the protein MPQKKEASASQPSLDQMTLQRMIAGPLQAMMDAQTASALAAVELVKKLSFTDYAQVATVDFSHYREGKKIELKVPLVSLVPVSCLRIAEVNINFNVKLTGIEKTAPNARSTGSSMKMSAGYQRQSGKEKTRASFHFTLEMKAVQDELPPELIQQINIPNP; encoded by the coding sequence ATGCCCCAAAAGAAAGAAGCATCAGCGTCTCAGCCTTCGCTGGACCAGATGACCCTTCAGCGTATGATAGCAGGCCCCCTGCAGGCTATGATGGATGCACAAACCGCATCTGCACTGGCTGCGGTGGAACTTGTCAAAAAGTTAAGTTTCACCGATTATGCACAGGTGGCCACGGTAGACTTTTCTCATTACCGGGAAGGGAAAAAGATAGAACTCAAAGTGCCCCTGGTATCCTTAGTGCCTGTTAGTTGTTTGCGTATAGCAGAAGTGAATATCAATTTCAATGTTAAACTGACCGGTATTGAAAAAACCGCCCCTAATGCAAGGTCCACAGGCTCTAGTATGAAAATGTCCGCAGGTTATCAACGTCAGTCCGGCAAAGAAAAAACCAGGGCCTCTTTCCATTTTACCTTAGAGATGAAAGCAGTGCAGGACGAACTTCCCCCGGAATTAATTCAACAGATCAATATTCCCAATCCATAA
- a CDS encoding SDR family NAD(P)-dependent oxidoreductase — MILQNKHAVIYGGGGVIGSAVALAFAKEGAKVFLTGRTLPALEAAAKKIKDAGGDAEVAVVDALNQQSIEDHLAAVYAKTGSIDIHFNAIGVVHLQGIPLVEMSTEDFYHPVHTYVTTNFLTTTAVARYMIKNRSGVILTITTPGGLLANGVAGGFGVSNAAVESLTRNLAGELGAYNIRAIALRSDAIPETVDNGSHAIEVFGHRAELMGTTLKELTPHMGEGAILKRPPTLEDLGNTAAFLASDKAKAITATIANITCGSIVG; from the coding sequence ATGATATTACAGAACAAACATGCCGTGATATATGGCGGTGGTGGTGTAATCGGCAGCGCCGTAGCACTTGCATTTGCAAAAGAAGGTGCAAAGGTTTTCCTCACAGGAAGAACATTACCAGCACTCGAAGCCGCCGCTAAGAAAATAAAAGATGCGGGAGGTGATGCAGAAGTAGCTGTGGTAGATGCATTGAACCAGCAATCCATAGAAGATCACCTGGCTGCCGTGTATGCAAAAACAGGCAGTATCGATATTCACTTTAATGCAATAGGTGTAGTGCATTTGCAGGGTATTCCTTTAGTAGAGATGTCTACGGAGGATTTTTATCATCCCGTCCATACTTATGTGACCACTAATTTTTTAACTACCACAGCAGTGGCACGTTATATGATAAAGAACAGGTCTGGCGTGATCCTTACCATTACCACTCCCGGCGGATTATTAGCAAATGGGGTTGCCGGCGGTTTCGGAGTTTCCAATGCAGCTGTGGAAAGCCTTACCCGTAATCTTGCCGGAGAGCTGGGCGCTTACAACATCCGCGCTATTGCACTGCGATCAGATGCCATCCCTGAAACAGTGGACAATGGATCTCATGCCATAGAAGTATTTGGGCACCGTGCGGAATTAATGGGCACCACATTGAAAGAATTGACACCACACATGGGAGAGGGTGCCATACTAAAACGGCCACCTACTTTGGAAGACCTGGGAAATACAGCAGCATTCCTGGCTTCTGATAAAGCGAAAGCGATCACGGCTACCATTGCAAATATCACCTGTGGCTCAATTGTAGGGTAA